DNA from Candidatus Stygibacter australis:
CCGGGAAGAATTTCAGCTTAAGCAAAGCGTAGATGAATTGATGGGCTTAGCTGAAAAGGCGATCATGGAGCATTTTTCTAACATAGAATTGACTGCCACAGTCGGGTTTATGGATTTACTGGATTATATTAATGAGCGCAGCATGAAAATAGCTGTTGCCTCATCATCTCCTCTGGCAATGGTGAATCTGGTTGTGGACAAACTGGGGATCAAAGACTATTTTGATCTGCTGGTGAGTGGAGATCAAGTAGAGCAGGGCAAACCATATCCGGATATTTTTATCCATACTGCTGCCTTGCTGCAATCTCAACCCGGTAATTGCATGGTTATAGAAGATTCTCATAATGGAGCATTAGCTGCAAAAAGAGCAAATATGAACTGCATTGGATATCAGAATCCCTCATCAGGTAATCAGGATCTATCGATCTGTGATCTGGTGGTTAATAGTTTTCTTGGGCAGGATCTGGAAAACCTGTTAGATTATTTATGGTAGATATTAAACGGAAGGTATTATGTTAAAGAAAATTACACTTATACTGTTATTAGTGATCAGCATTCAACTCATTGCCCTTACAGGCAGCGTGGATAATCTATCCCTGGAATTGAGCAGAAGCCAGGATTACAGCGTGCTGCAAAGCGGAACAGAGACCATCTATCAGCAGGAACCGGGAGCACCGGCAATTCCTCAACTGGGATTTTTTATGGAATTAGCAGCGGGAAGTGAAGTAAGATCAATTGAAGTAATCCCGCAAGGAATGGAAACTCTTGAGCTTGATAAACCTTTGCTGCCAGTCCAGCAGGCAGTGCCATATTCCCAGGAAGCAGGTGAATTTATAGAACCCAAAGCGGAATATTACAGCCGGAGCATTTATCCG
Protein-coding regions in this window:
- a CDS encoding HAD-IA family hydrolase; this encodes MIEAVIFDMDGVIINSERDHYLANQKLYKYLGISLDAVEYDRFVGLSSKIMWTEVREEFQLKQSVDELMGLAEKAIMEHFSNIELTATVGFMDLLDYINERSMKIAVASSSPLAMVNLVVDKLGIKDYFDLLVSGDQVEQGKPYPDIFIHTAALLQSQPGNCMVIEDSHNGALAAKRANMNCIGYQNPSSGNQDLSICDLVVNSFLGQDLENLLDYLW